The DNA sequence AAGAGATTATAACAGATTATCAACAGCGttttcccactgaaaatgctgaaaacgctgaaaacgctacgtccagatgaacagaatcaacctttggagatttacttacctggatgattgagaatgcatcaagacattatcAACAGAAATCAAAGATTAAAACTTGACAGATTGATGGTAACGTGTCTCATGAAAGCACCAGAAACATTAAAGTCATGTAAGACCCACATTGACCTCCTGAATTGTAGCGAGATGTCACAGCAATAACAGACTTCACTGCAATTCTATCATTCCTCACAGTGACTAAGTCCTGACTACTGCTTCACACCCTTAACAAATGGGAATAACTGTCAAATTATTCATTAACCATATTATTCATCATCCTGTGCTTATAGGCAGGATCTGACTGAGTAGGAAGACTCACTGAGAGTATTTAATGGCACATACTGAAAATTAAGTTTTGCTGACATCACTTACAAAACATCCACAGAGGAAGTGATTCAAGGTGATGTGGTAACCAGAGACCATAAAAGGTCAATCACATTCAGCACCTGAGATTACCAATGTGAGCAGAGGATACCGTTGACTGACGTGTAGTAGGGTAGTACAAGTCCAAGGAAGGATAATGATTTTACTTACTGGGTGAGACGTGAGAGTGAggttgtaatgaaaaaaagccAGTAATCATGCTTGTAACAATTCAAACCTACAGCCTAACCATATCTTCTTTTCgttgctccctttaggggttgaAACAGCAGATCatttgcctccatctcaccctagcATCCATTTCTATCATACCAACTCTCTGTACGTTCTGTAGTGTATCATAGTTcgtttttttttaccatcttagtttgtttatattttcttaGTTGCTTCACTTGTAGAATATGAGCTCCACAAAGGTATGACATACTGATGCACTGCAGCTGCCTGAAACATATGGCCTGGACAACCCTGTGAGGGAGTGCATCCTTTTAGAGATCCTGGCCTCTGCCCTCATGCATCACGGAAAACACCCAGCACTTGGTGTTCTGCAGGCACAGAACACCAAGTCAAATTGGCAAACCAGAACTACAGGTAGAATAATAATTACTTTcaacataaaagcataaaagcaACACAAACAATAATACAAAATGCACATAAGATTTCTTAATTATAATTAAGAAATTTACACAAATATATAAGCCCTGCATCAGATTAGCATCACTGCATCACTGTCCAGAGTGTATCCCGCCTCTTGTGTTGAGCTAGGATAAGCCCTATCCCCAGcgtcctcctctgtcacaccaaccctctgcatatCCATgatccatgaacctcctctgaggtTTTCTTCTTGTCCTCCGACCTGACAGCTCCaacttcaacatcctttgtccactATTCTCCACcatgcctctctaactttgccACTTAAACTGCTCAACCTAAGTTGTCACTCTGCTTGATATCTGTGTGCTAGGCCACTATTTGGAGTCATTAAACTTGGTCTCTGTGCCATGTTTAGTGCTGTTGGCGCACAAACATAACAGGCTGGGTGTAGCTCGTCTTTGATTTCAGCAGCGTTCAACagggtcttttattttgaaaagtgtcTCAGGAAGCTGGCGGGATATCCATGCTCACTAGTCACAGCGGTGTCAGCTCATAACGAACCCCAGTGGCTGTAGAAGGCAAACGGAGTGTGGAAGCGCAGCGGTGCAGAGTTGTATCAGACACATGATGCTCTATGAGGACAGCTTTGACTCGCTTCACTGAGATAAGATAACAGCGGCTACTCGAGAATTTCGGACGTTTTCATTCACCTGTTCTCACatttcgatttttttttttaaagttgatcATTCATTTCTAATGTTTCACGTGTGATGGCTAATGCATCATCATCGCTTGGTGTGGGAGTTTTGTTTCTAATCGTGGTGACAGCATCTTTGACCAACGGTGAGTGGTGGTCGGTccttcttgttgtgtttgtgttttagtgAAGTAATGGTCACACAGACCAGCTGGTGTGCGTTATTGTGCAGCAGTGACAGACAGGTCACAACAGATAGATCAAAGTGTGCAATTAGACTGAAATCATCGGTATAAGATATGTCATTGCAATTGACGTCATGATATCTATACAGTTTTaacctttttaaaacaaaccaaaaacctaCTAAAAGTGAACACATGTTATCTTAGATCTTTTGAAAACTCATCAGTGTTTTGTTACTCCAacgggttgggttttttttttttttattgttttgaatcACTAAAACAAGAAATTCACTATTTAAAGTTCCATCAAAGACTCACAAATCAGACTGGAACTttaaatctatctatctatctatctgtgtgtgtgtgtgtgtgtgtgtgtgtgtgtgtgtgtattctctCTGAGACAAACTCTACTCTCAACAGAACTGACCAATTACTGTTATGAAACTAAAATATGTAACTATTTATGCttgatattttgttttaacTGCTAAACACTCTAGAATCTGGATCTTTTGTAACCTTTTCTAACAGGAATGTAATATACATGCATCTATAAAGAGCTTTTCCATGCTTTACCAAACGCTATTTCAGGTTAAGACTATGAAAGGAAGCTCTCATATGCTGTAATCTTGCAGGTTCTTCATTTGGCAAAGATGTGAGCCAGAGGAAGGAGGTGAAAGCGTTCCAGCAGAGCACACGTCTGCCTGGCGGGGTGGAGGATCTCGCCACTGTTGCTTCCCACGTTGAGCCGTGTTCTGACTGCGAGCCACCATTAGCCAGGAGGCGTTCCAAGAGGTGCACATGTTacacttacaaagacaaggaGTGTGTGTATTACTGCCACTTGGATATCATCTGGATCAACACACCGGAGTAAGTGTCCTTCTCCAGGCATTCTCAGTTTTTAAGCAAGTGATGTATGTAGCTAATGTCTTATTAGGTTACTATAGGTTACTAATGTGTTGGGCATCATGTTTCTTAGTGTGCACTGTACACAAATAATACAGAGACAACAAATCAGATGTTGAAACGTAGaaatttgatttctttgatCATTTCTGCATCACTTCTTACTTTAGCTACATTTTCAAAGTCTTTGTGATCTGGGGAGGCCAGGTGCTGTAGTTTTAAACGTCGAACATTTCTTCTTGATATAGGGTTTCAGCAGCTCAACAGTTCAAGGCCTCCTTTGTCTTGTGTTTTGCTTCTTAATTGGCTGAATGTTTTCGCAGGCCAGGTTAGCTCAGTTTTTTTGTATTAGCAATGCTGTTGGAAAACTTACAGAGGGTTGTGTGCAAAGGTGTAACATGGGGTGAGATAGCCGGGCCCAGAAGGTAGCAGGCACCCCGTGAAAATGTCTTTCAAAGAGGGCCCCTCCCCGTCTACATTATACTGGATGCTTACATTCACACAATTTGGACACATAAGATTTTATCTTGTGAACCAAAGCCAAACATTGTTTGAATGCAGTATACATTATCCTTATGAATTAAATTTCAACTGCAAATATTTACTTAgccattttacattttactgatTAAATTAAGCACATTTTCTGAAAAACTTTGCAGGCAgagaggcatgctgggaaacgtTTGTACTTCATGACCTTCCTCCCTGTAATTTGTGCAAAATGTCCACAAACCTGTTGATGTCAACTACGCAGGAATTAGTTTTTTGGAAAGTATCTTATAGaacagttttaaattgtgtttatcAAGCAAAGTAAAAAATGTGGAAGGAAGAGAGCAGGATGAAGATAGTGTAAATACTTTGGATCTGAGCAGCGTTGGCAGTGACTTTAGTGAATGCAAGGAAAGTCCAATAGATAAGTTCTGTTGGGTGACtagtttgtgtatttgtgaaaaaTTGAAACATTGTTGTCAAttggggtcatgtgattgtttgttttctctctatatgcattattgtagggtctagctaacaatataaagcgccttgatacaactgttgttgtgatttggcatcATAATATCATGGATGCTGGCTAAGAAATGTGCACTGCTAACAAGACTGATGGTTCTTCTCCTCTTTCGATATGATGAAATCAAAAATTTTGATTGGTCAGCTGCCAGGCAAAGTTTGCACTTCACCTCAGTGCATTTAAAAGGGCTTAATaccagagacaacagcattgTCCTCAGATCTTGGTTATAgtatattttctcttttgatGGAAGAGTTTTAACTTCCATTTGTATAACTGACAATTCACTGACCAATCAGACTGGCTGGTTGCTGTCTCATTCCCATTAAGTTTTCCGTTTTGTTCTTTGTGAACATTTTTCTTGAGTAGCCATAGATCGTGAAATTCCTAAATTCTGTTTAGAACAGACTTTAACAGTACGATGGACCCCTCCCCATATTTTCTGTAGAAAACAAGGAATCTCTCTGGGATTTTATGCCTTTGCTTTATGAGATGTTCTATAGagtacttttttcccccccaatgATGACAGTTTTTCCAGTCATTTATTGCCCCACCTATTTTGAAACATGTTGCTAGCATAAAATTCAGAATGACCATATAtttctataaatatatatatatatatatattttttttttttttgtattgtgttTTCTGGAACTGGGCTCTTTTGTCCATCCATTTCCAACTCGGGAGtcctttgcattttttttaaaagcaggaaTGGATTTGGGGGCAACTGAGCTGCAAAATAAACTGGGCTTTTTCTCATATGTCAGTATTTCCTGTGTCTTTGTGAAGTGTAGCGATTCCATATAATCCGTAAAGGTCTAGACCCTGAGCCCTCTGGTATTTTAATTCCACTGAGGATTTCTTGCAGGCAGCAGGGGAGGGCTGTGTCCACCTTTTGGCCATCTTGGATGTTT is a window from the Pelmatolapia mariae isolate MD_Pm_ZW linkage group LG5, Pm_UMD_F_2, whole genome shotgun sequence genome containing:
- the LOC134627272 gene encoding endothelin-3 isoform X2 — protein: MANASSSLGVGVLFLIVVTASLTNGSSFGKDVSQRKEVKAFQQSTRLPGGVEDLATVASHVEPCSDCEPPLARRRSKRCTCYTYKDKECVYYCHLDIIWINTPEHTVPFGLSSYQGSLRLRRSTRTERVRIGVEAQRCVCSQYSDVDCISFCKIR
- the LOC134627272 gene encoding endothelin-3 isoform X1 — translated: MANASSSLGVGVLFLIVVTASLTNGSSFGKDVSQRKEVKAFQQSTRLPGGVEDLATVASHVEPCSDCEPPLARRRSKRCTCYTYKDKECVYYCHLDIIWINTPEHTVPFGLSSYQGSLRLRRSTRTERVRIGVEAQRCVCSQYSDVDCISFCKISQTRPHTAVPKTDERTATQRSGPAVK